The Rhodoferax sediminis genome has a segment encoding these proteins:
- a CDS encoding sensor histidine kinase — MQLASPGTLAARRIDGIALLRHYLQTLAFCLAISALQYFASPDKPYEVPLVYSLCIGSVTWALIDLGRHLFNPNPETGWPHGWGGIALATLGVLGGYFIGTYAADAWFGWSSWQQSVAQQRVSWLITLAAGVVISYYFYTQGKSRHLQGRMQQVQRQATEARLKLLETQLEPHMLFNTLANLRVLIGSDPARAQAMLDHLIDYLRATLGASRASEHALQTEFERLRDYLALMAVRMGARLQYTLDLPPELASHPVPTLLLQPLVENSIRHGLEPKVEGGSVRVSARREGDWLMLEVTDTGVGIQPGMEGLPAAPTTAGGFGVAQVRERLATAYGNQCTIELIAPNEGGTRATLRFPYKNPATTPVRTDALQNSSP, encoded by the coding sequence ATGCAGCTCGCCTCCCCGGGAACGCTCGCGGCCCGCCGGATCGACGGCATTGCGCTGCTGCGCCACTACCTGCAGACGCTGGCCTTTTGCCTGGCGATTTCGGCCCTCCAGTATTTCGCCTCGCCCGACAAGCCGTACGAAGTGCCGCTGGTGTATTCGCTGTGCATCGGCTCGGTCACCTGGGCCCTGATCGATCTGGGCCGCCACCTGTTCAACCCCAACCCCGAGACGGGCTGGCCCCACGGCTGGGGCGGAATCGCGCTGGCAACGCTCGGCGTTCTGGGCGGTTACTTCATCGGCACCTATGCGGCCGACGCCTGGTTCGGCTGGTCGTCGTGGCAGCAAAGCGTCGCCCAGCAGCGCGTTTCCTGGCTGATCACGCTGGCGGCCGGCGTGGTCATCAGCTACTACTTCTACACCCAGGGCAAGAGCCGCCACCTGCAAGGCCGGATGCAGCAGGTCCAGCGCCAGGCCACAGAGGCGCGGCTCAAGCTGCTGGAGACCCAGCTCGAGCCGCACATGCTGTTCAACACGCTGGCGAACCTGCGCGTGCTGATCGGCAGCGACCCGGCCCGGGCGCAGGCCATGCTCGACCACCTGATCGACTACCTGCGCGCCACGCTGGGGGCCTCGCGCGCGAGCGAGCACGCGCTGCAGACCGAGTTTGAGCGCCTGCGCGACTACCTGGCGCTGATGGCCGTGCGCATGGGCGCGCGCCTGCAGTACACGCTGGACCTGCCGCCCGAGCTGGCGAGTCACCCGGTGCCCACACTGCTGCTGCAGCCGCTGGTGGAAAACAGCATCCGCCACGGACTGGAGCCCAAGGTGGAGGGTGGCAGCGTCAGGGTCAGCGCGCGCCGCGAGGGCGACTGGCTGATGCTGGAAGTGACCGACACCGGCGTCGGTATCCAGCCCGGAATGGAAGGCCTGCCTGCGGCGCCCACGACAGCCGGCGGCTTTGGCGTGGCCCAGGTGCGCGAGCGCTTGGCCACCGCCTACGGCAACCAATGCACTATTGAATTGATAGCTCCAAATGAAGGCGGGACAAGGGCTACACTGCGATTTCCTTACAAAAACCCGGCAACAACCCCAGTGCGCACCGATGCGCTACAAAATTCATCGCCCTGA
- a CDS encoding sterol desaturase family protein, which yields MAVLILILKISVLVVLAASLAEALVLSWRHAHRGGAAYDWKAAGVSVVDFLVREYPLRWLLPATAFYLGAMDWLWQHRLFTLPMDDWRGWTACFVGQEFCYYGYHRAAHRVRWFWCTHSIHHSSNQLNLSAAYRFGWTGRLTGTLAFFMLAPLLGMPPRVILLMLTLNLLYQFWIHATWIPRLGPLEWVLNTPSAHRVHHASNLEYLDGNYGGVLIVFDRLFGTYIRERAEVPCRYGLVTPVVGHNLLRIEFAPWIALWRDLRAARSLRAVGGHLFKPPGWRAGGPGETTEELRARAAVASPTAGSDHAVGLPLRTPMA from the coding sequence ATGGCTGTGCTCATCCTGATCCTGAAAATCTCCGTGCTCGTGGTGCTGGCCGCCTCGCTCGCCGAGGCGCTGGTGCTGTCGTGGCGCCATGCACACCGTGGCGGCGCGGCCTACGACTGGAAGGCGGCCGGCGTCTCGGTGGTCGACTTCCTGGTACGCGAATACCCGCTGCGCTGGCTGCTGCCCGCCACCGCCTTCTACCTCGGCGCGATGGACTGGCTCTGGCAGCACCGTCTGTTCACGCTGCCGATGGACGACTGGCGCGGCTGGACCGCGTGCTTCGTCGGACAGGAGTTCTGCTACTACGGGTACCACCGCGCGGCGCACCGGGTGCGCTGGTTCTGGTGCACGCATTCCATCCACCATTCGTCGAACCAGCTCAACCTGTCGGCCGCCTACCGCTTCGGCTGGACCGGCCGGCTCACCGGCACGCTGGCGTTCTTCATGCTGGCGCCGCTGCTGGGCATGCCGCCGCGCGTGATCCTGCTGATGCTCACGCTGAATCTGCTGTACCAGTTCTGGATCCACGCCACCTGGATTCCGCGCCTCGGTCCACTGGAATGGGTGCTGAACACGCCCTCGGCGCACCGCGTGCATCACGCGTCCAACCTCGAGTACCTCGACGGCAACTACGGCGGCGTGCTGATCGTGTTCGACCGCCTGTTCGGCACCTACATCCGCGAGCGCGCCGAGGTCCCCTGCCGCTACGGGCTGGTCACCCCGGTGGTCGGCCACAACCTGCTGCGCATCGAATTCGCGCCGTGGATCGCGCTGTGGCGCGACCTGCGCGCGGCCCGCTCGCTGCGCGCCGTGGGGGGCCATCTGTTCAAGCCGCCGGGCTGGCGTGCTGGAGGGCCGGGCGAGACCACCGAGGAACTGCGCGCACGCGCGGCCGTTGCGTCGCCGACCGCAGGCTCCGACCACGCGGTGGGATTGCCGCTGCGCACGCCGATGGCTTGA